The sequence GAGGTGGACCGCCTCCTCGCCCTCTACCGCAACCTGGGCTACTGGGCCAAGGCCCGGGTGAACGTGGCCTTCCTGGAGACCCCCCTCTTCCTCACCGCCGAGCTGGACCTGGTGGTGGCGGACGGCTGGAGGGCGGTGGTGGTGGAGGTGAAGACCGGGGAGCTTCGGCTAGAGCACCTCTTCCAGGCCCTCTTGGCCTCGGCGGCCTGGGCCCAGTTGGAGGGCCGGGTGGACCTGAGGCGCCAGGTTTCCGCCGTGCTCTGGCACCCGGGCCTAGGTTGGGCCATAGACCTAAAGGTCCCCAGCCCCGAGCTCCTCACGGCCCGGGCTCGGGAGGCCCTCGAGGCCCTTCTTGCGGGGAGGCCCAGGGTAGGCCCGGAGTGCAGGGGCTGTCCCCTGGCCCGGGAGGGGAGTTGCCCGGAGGGCGTGGCCCACCTTGGGGGTGGGGCGTGAGCCCCCTTGACCCCTTGGGCCTCGGCGCCCCCCGGGGCCTCCCCTCGGAGGTCCACTTCTTCGCCCTCTCCCAGGTCCTCGAGGTCCTCCGGGGGGTGTGCCCCGCCCGGGTCCTGGAGGAAGCCCGCCTAGCTAGGCAGATTCCCCGCTCTCGGACGCGCTCCCAGAGCTTGGGGACCTCCGCGCGCTCCCAGGCCCTGGCGGAGGCCGTGGCTCGGTTTCCCAAGGACTACCGCCTGCGCTTAAGGGCCCGGCTGGAGCTCCACTTCCCCCAGGCCGTGGTTCGGGCCCAGCTGGACGGGCTCCTCCTGGGCCGGGGCGAGGCGGTGGGGCTCAGGTGGGCGGGAACCGCGAACCCCAGGCAGGATGCCCTCGAGGCCCTCAGCTTCTGCCTCCACGACTTCGCCCGAAGGAACGGCCTCCGCCCCCGCCTCCTCCTGGTCGCGCCTCACCGTGCCCTTCCCTACTCCCTGGCCCCTGTGGGAAGCCCCGCTTACCGGCGGACAGGGGAAGCCCTCCGGCGGGCAGTAGAAGCCCTCCGCCAGGGGGCCCGGGTGGCTGGCCGGGCGTGCAGGGGCTGCCCGCTCCGCCACGGGTGTCCCGCCCGCGCCATCTAGAGGGCCCCGGAGGGGGCGGGGGTGGAACCGGATCCCCGCCTCCTCCCCTAAGAACCCCAAGGGCGGTACCCACGGCCGGGAAGCGGGACCGGCTTGGGTGGTACTGAAGCGATGGTGGATGCCCTCCTCCAGGAGGAGAACCTGAAGGCGGTGGGCGGGGACAAGGACCTTTGGATGCGGGCCTTCCTCTGCCGCTCCTCTCCCAGGGTCTCCTTCGGGGACGCTCTTATCTGAGCGGCGGCTTTGGCCTCTGGGGTGAGGCGGGTCTATACCCTGGATGCCCGCTTTCCTAGGGGCACCGGTAACAGAGGGCTCAAATCCAGGCTCAGCTTACCTGCGATAAGTCTCCGTCGGCATGGGTAGAAACTCAACTTTAGCCGCTCCAAGACCTGCCTCGCCGCGTACCAAGCGTCAAACAGTACGCCTTCCGGCTGAAAGCCCTGCTCCTCCGCCCACTCCAGCAGGGCCAGCTTGCTCTCCTC is a genomic window of Thermus islandicus DSM 21543 containing:
- a CDS encoding PD-(D/E)XK nuclease family protein, with amino-acid sequence MPNPTLIHVAQVLAGRCPRRLLQGSFADPGHWRKEEKSQGQGTGQDQAKAHHGEVDRLLALYRNLGYWAKARVNVAFLETPLFLTAELDLVVADGWRAVVVEVKTGELRLEHLFQALLASAAWAQLEGRVDLRRQVSAVLWHPGLGWAIDLKVPSPELLTARAREALEALLAGRPRVGPECRGCPLAREGSCPEGVAHLGGGA